A single Micromonospora luteifusca DNA region contains:
- the dacB gene encoding D-alanyl-D-alanine carboxypeptidase/D-alanyl-D-alanine endopeptidase, with protein MHRRHFPRVLALLALVATAATAGAPGATAESPTPATTRLHDTIDTILADTRLAGAQASVVVVDTSTGQTLYDRNGDRRLVPASNTKLLTSTAALELLGPGHRFATDVRTTGKRRAGLLSGNLYLRGGGDPSMLAADYDALAAQVAADGVRVVAGNLVADDTRYDHTRLGPDWTWDDEPYYYAAQVSALTVAPDTDYDAGTVIVHAAPAGRAGAPPVISTTPPTGYVRIDNRATTVTEGETSISIEREHGGNTVVVTGQIAVGDEPASDWVTVWEPTGYAADVFRAALHRHGVRVLGRTVLGQPTPETAQPVARHDSMSLGELMTPFLKLSNNGHAEVLTKEIGRVLSGSGTWTAGVTAISEYVADTGMDTGRLRQRDGSGLSRRNLVPAAEFVDLLSAVRAEPWFATWYAALPIAGQPERFVGGTLRSRMAGTPAAGNVHAKTGSLTGVSGLSGYVTSADGRLLAFSILLNNYLTASVKSLEDQIAVALAGYREGGATTARVAPPAVPETPRTPEGVECSWVKPITC; from the coding sequence ATGCATCGCCGTCACTTTCCCCGGGTCCTCGCGCTGCTCGCGCTGGTCGCCACCGCGGCCACCGCCGGAGCGCCCGGCGCCACGGCCGAGTCGCCCACCCCCGCGACCACCCGACTGCACGACACCATCGACACGATCCTCGCCGACACCCGGCTGGCCGGCGCGCAGGCGTCGGTGGTCGTGGTCGACACCAGCACGGGACAGACGCTCTACGACCGCAACGGTGACCGCCGGCTGGTCCCAGCCTCCAACACCAAGCTGCTGACCTCGACGGCGGCCCTTGAGCTGCTCGGCCCGGGGCACCGCTTCGCCACCGACGTACGCACCACCGGTAAGCGCCGCGCGGGCCTGCTCTCCGGCAACCTCTACCTCCGCGGCGGGGGTGACCCGAGCATGCTCGCCGCCGACTACGACGCGCTCGCCGCGCAGGTCGCCGCCGACGGCGTACGGGTCGTCGCCGGCAACCTGGTCGCCGACGACACCCGTTACGACCACACCCGACTCGGCCCCGACTGGACCTGGGACGACGAGCCCTACTACTACGCCGCCCAGGTCTCCGCGTTGACCGTCGCCCCGGACACCGACTACGACGCGGGCACGGTGATCGTGCACGCCGCCCCGGCCGGCCGGGCCGGTGCCCCACCGGTGATCAGCACCACCCCACCCACCGGGTACGTCCGCATCGACAACCGCGCCACGACGGTCACCGAGGGCGAGACGTCGATCTCGATCGAGCGCGAACACGGCGGCAACACCGTCGTGGTGACCGGCCAGATCGCCGTCGGCGACGAGCCCGCCAGCGACTGGGTGACCGTCTGGGAGCCCACCGGCTATGCGGCCGACGTGTTCCGGGCGGCGCTGCACCGGCACGGCGTCCGGGTGCTCGGTCGGACCGTGCTCGGCCAGCCCACCCCGGAGACGGCCCAGCCGGTGGCGCGGCACGACTCGATGAGCCTGGGCGAGCTGATGACGCCGTTCCTCAAGCTCTCCAACAACGGGCACGCCGAGGTGTTGACCAAGGAGATCGGCCGGGTCCTCTCCGGCTCCGGCACCTGGACGGCCGGGGTCACCGCGATCAGCGAGTACGTGGCCGACACCGGCATGGACACCGGGAGGCTGCGCCAGCGCGACGGTTCGGGGCTGTCCCGGCGCAATCTGGTCCCCGCGGCGGAGTTCGTCGACCTGCTGAGCGCCGTCCGCGCCGAGCCGTGGTTCGCCACCTGGTACGCGGCCCTGCCGATCGCCGGGCAACCCGAGCGGTTCGTCGGCGGCACCCTGCGCAGCCGGATGGCCGGCACTCCGGCAGCGGGGAACGTGCACGCCAAGACCGGCAGCCTGACCGGCGTCTCCGGGCTTTCCGGCTACGTCACCAGCGCCGACGGCCGACTGCTGGCGTTCTCCATTCTGCTCAACAACTACCTGACCGCGTCGGTCAAGTCGTTGGAGGATCAGATCGCCGTGGCGCTGGCCGGATACCGCGAGGGCGGCGCGACCACGGCACGGGTGGCACCGCCGGCGGTGCCGGAGACGCCCCGCACCCCAGAGGGCGTCGAGTGTTCCTGGGTCAAGCCGATCACCTGCTGA
- a CDS encoding MIP/aquaporin family protein, with the protein MNDFRRYAAEFLGTLLLVFFGVGSAVAARVQGGVVVVALAFGFVMLALVYTIGPLSGSHVNPAVTLGVLLSGKISVIGAVAYWIAQFVGATVAAFVLWALTRWGDVADQTAALGTNGYGAHINRGGAAVLEVVLTFLFVLVVLVVTSRSENPGTAGLAIGLALAATQLVGVTLTGAAVNPARAFGPAVFEGGVALRQLWVFIVFPLLGGALAALVAPMVMGAQRHYWGGHDKSVGRPT; encoded by the coding sequence ATGAATGACTTCCGTCGGTACGCTGCCGAATTCCTCGGCACCCTGCTGCTGGTCTTCTTCGGAGTGGGTAGCGCGGTCGCCGCGCGGGTGCAGGGTGGCGTGGTGGTGGTCGCGTTGGCCTTCGGGTTCGTGATGCTCGCACTCGTCTACACGATCGGCCCGCTGTCCGGCAGTCACGTCAACCCGGCGGTGACGCTCGGTGTGCTGCTCTCCGGAAAGATCTCGGTGATCGGGGCGGTGGCGTACTGGATCGCGCAGTTCGTCGGTGCGACCGTGGCCGCCTTCGTGCTCTGGGCGTTGACCCGCTGGGGCGACGTGGCGGACCAGACCGCGGCGCTGGGCACGAACGGCTACGGCGCACACATCAACCGGGGCGGCGCGGCCGTGTTGGAAGTCGTTCTGACCTTCCTCTTCGTGCTGGTCGTGCTGGTGGTGACCAGCCGCAGCGAGAATCCGGGCACCGCGGGACTGGCCATCGGGTTGGCCCTCGCCGCGACCCAACTGGTGGGCGTGACGCTGACCGGCGCCGCGGTCAACCCGGCCCGCGCGTTCGGCCCGGCGGTGTTCGAGGGCGGCGTGGCCCTGCGGCAGCTCTGGGTGTTCATCGTCTTCCCGCTGCTCGGCGGGGCGCTCGCCGCGCTGGTCGCACCAATGGTGATGGGGGCGCAGCGGCACTACTGGGGTGGCCACGACAAGTCGGTGGGCCGGCCGACCTAG
- a CDS encoding NAD(P)-binding domain-containing protein, whose translation METHSADVVVIGAGQAGLSAGYHLRRTGFAPGSGFVILDGDNGPGGAWQHRWPTLVFDRVHGFHDLPGLPLPPAEPQRPAAEQVSAYFAAYERAFDLPVRRPVRVRAVHSRPDGRLDVQTDGDRWTARALINATGTWTRPFWPYYPGRSSFRGRQLHTADYRGPAEFVGLRVVVVGGGTSAVQLLGEVSTVAASTTWVTRRPPEFKDAKFGPELGRAAVSRVDEAVRAGRPPGSVVGVTGLPVTPEVRRLRERGVLDRLPMFDRITPDGVVWADGRFVAADVILWCTGFRAAIDHLAPLGLRAPGGGITMDGTRVVADGRIHLVGYGPSASTIGANRAGRAAVNEIRAWLAPAAALD comes from the coding sequence GTGGAAACCCACTCCGCGGACGTCGTGGTGATCGGTGCCGGTCAGGCCGGTCTCAGCGCCGGGTACCACCTGCGCCGCACCGGCTTCGCCCCCGGCAGCGGCTTCGTCATCCTCGACGGTGACAACGGGCCCGGCGGTGCCTGGCAGCACCGGTGGCCCACGCTTGTCTTCGACCGGGTGCACGGCTTCCACGACCTGCCCGGGCTGCCCCTCCCACCCGCCGAACCGCAGCGCCCGGCGGCGGAGCAGGTCAGCGCGTACTTCGCCGCGTACGAGAGGGCATTCGACCTGCCGGTGCGGCGGCCGGTGCGGGTCCGCGCGGTGCACTCCCGCCCGGACGGGCGGCTGGACGTACAGACCGATGGGGACCGGTGGACCGCCCGGGCACTCATCAACGCCACCGGCACCTGGACCCGGCCGTTCTGGCCGTACTACCCGGGCCGGTCGTCATTTCGGGGGCGGCAGTTGCACACGGCCGACTACCGGGGCCCGGCCGAGTTCGTCGGCCTCCGGGTGGTGGTCGTCGGCGGCGGCACCTCGGCCGTGCAACTGCTCGGCGAGGTCTCCACCGTCGCGGCGTCCACCACCTGGGTGACCCGCCGGCCGCCGGAGTTCAAGGACGCGAAGTTCGGGCCGGAGCTGGGCCGCGCCGCGGTGTCCCGGGTGGACGAGGCGGTCCGGGCGGGCCGCCCACCGGGCAGCGTGGTGGGTGTGACCGGGCTGCCGGTCACCCCGGAGGTACGCCGGCTGCGTGAGCGTGGCGTCCTCGACCGGCTACCCATGTTCGACCGGATCACACCGGACGGGGTGGTCTGGGCCGACGGGCGGTTCGTGGCGGCGGACGTGATCCTCTGGTGCACCGGCTTCCGCGCCGCCATCGACCATCTCGCCCCGCTGGGCCTGCGTGCGCCAGGCGGCGGTATCACGATGGATGGCACCCGGGTGGTCGCCGACGGGCGGATCCACCTGGTCGGATACGGCCCCTCGGCGAGCACGATCGGAGCCAACCGGGCCGGCCGCGCGGCCGTCAACGAGATTCGCGCCTGGCTGGCCCCGGCCGCCGCTCTCGACTGA
- a CDS encoding adhesin, which yields MLTMTDNAVLVIRDLANQQDVAQDGGVRIAADADAGSLTVELVPEPVQGDRVVDNQGARIFLDEDAAELLGDASVDATVDDEGIIQFGFTERQ from the coding sequence ATGCTCACCATGACCGATAACGCCGTGCTCGTCATCCGCGACCTCGCGAACCAGCAGGACGTCGCTCAGGACGGCGGGGTACGCATCGCCGCCGACGCCGACGCCGGCTCGCTGACGGTGGAGTTGGTGCCCGAGCCGGTGCAGGGCGATCGTGTGGTCGACAACCAGGGTGCCCGGATCTTCCTGGACGAGGATGCCGCCGAGCTGCTCGGGGACGCGTCGGTGGACGCCACCGTCGATGACGAGGGCATCATCCAGTTCGGCTTCACCGAGCGGCAGTAG
- a CDS encoding cupin domain-containing protein gives MEHFTIATVAENSPDFRRVLWTGEHTQLVIMTIPADGEIGEEVHEDIDQILTFVSGVGEARVGGAKRKVVAGDLVVVPAGTKHNFVNTGPNPLVLYTVYGPPEHADKAVHRTKAEADAAEAAGKDEPPTG, from the coding sequence ATGGAGCATTTCACGATCGCAACCGTTGCCGAGAACAGTCCGGATTTCCGCCGGGTGCTGTGGACCGGTGAGCACACCCAGCTGGTCATCATGACCATCCCCGCGGATGGGGAGATCGGCGAGGAGGTGCATGAGGACATCGACCAGATCCTGACCTTCGTCAGTGGCGTTGGTGAGGCCCGGGTCGGTGGTGCGAAGCGCAAGGTCGTCGCGGGCGACCTGGTCGTGGTTCCGGCGGGCACCAAGCACAACTTCGTCAACACCGGCCCCAACCCGCTGGTGCTGTACACCGTCTACGGGCCGCCGGAGCACGCCGACAAGGCCGTGCACCGGACCAAGGCGGAGGCCGACGCGGCCGAGGCGGCGGGCAAGGACGAGCCGCCGACCGGGTGA
- a CDS encoding glycoside hydrolase family 15 protein — MEQQPAISDYGFLSDSRSGALVGKNGSIDWWCPHRFDGAAVFGRLLDPSAGHFQVAPVGVGGPGHRVERAYLPETLVLRTVHHTPHGSVAVTDALAAEMGARAHALGMNSPAVLIRVVEGLSGRVRMALDFVPRPEYGLLTPYLHEQPDGGVLAGAGPVVLVLRADGLTLRAGVDRVTHEFEVSAGQVVGMDVAFGAVYGDPPVRMDPVVALAETVRAWEAYRETHEYSGRYPDLVRQSARVLTGLTYARSGAVAAALTTSLPERIGGDRNYDYRYSWLRDFSLTMRALWVAACPDETSRLFAWVARSIGRIGDEPVPVLFGLEGERDLSEHHCHHLRGYRDSRPVRIGNDAWRQRQLDVPGEVMSAVWRLRDYLGTTFDGELREMVLGLTEQVAATWHLPDRGMWETRDEERHYLSSKVICWLTLDRAVGLADRLGDRADPRRWARVRDEIRDTVLREGWNDRIGAFTGSFGSAELDASALILPVAHFLPATDPRMRSTISIVERELGTDDGLLRRWSTDPGGFLLCSFWLVECLVMAGEPQRAEELFERVVGYANDVGLFSEQVDLRTGEHLGNTPQALSHVGLINAAWRLTKPDSY; from the coding sequence GTGGAGCAGCAGCCGGCGATTTCCGACTACGGCTTCCTCTCGGACTCCCGCTCGGGTGCCCTGGTCGGCAAGAACGGCTCGATCGACTGGTGGTGCCCGCACCGGTTCGATGGGGCAGCCGTGTTCGGGCGGCTGCTCGATCCGTCGGCCGGGCATTTCCAGGTGGCGCCGGTCGGTGTCGGCGGTCCGGGGCACCGGGTGGAGCGCGCGTACCTACCGGAGACGCTCGTGCTGCGGACGGTGCACCACACGCCGCACGGCAGCGTGGCGGTCACCGACGCGCTCGCCGCCGAGATGGGCGCCCGCGCGCACGCGCTGGGCATGAACTCGCCTGCCGTGCTGATCCGGGTCGTCGAGGGGTTGTCCGGGCGGGTCCGGATGGCTCTCGACTTCGTGCCCCGGCCGGAGTACGGCCTGCTCACGCCGTACCTGCATGAGCAGCCGGACGGGGGCGTGCTGGCCGGCGCCGGCCCGGTGGTGCTGGTGCTGCGCGCCGACGGCCTGACCCTGCGGGCGGGCGTCGACCGGGTGACCCACGAGTTCGAGGTGTCCGCCGGTCAGGTGGTCGGGATGGACGTCGCGTTCGGTGCTGTCTACGGGGACCCGCCGGTCAGGATGGACCCGGTGGTCGCGCTCGCCGAAACGGTGCGGGCGTGGGAGGCGTACCGGGAGACGCACGAGTATTCCGGCCGGTACCCGGATCTTGTCCGGCAGAGCGCGAGGGTCCTGACCGGCCTGACGTACGCCCGCAGCGGGGCGGTCGCCGCAGCCCTGACCACGTCGCTGCCAGAGCGGATCGGCGGCGACCGCAACTACGACTACCGCTACTCCTGGCTGCGGGACTTCTCGCTGACGATGCGGGCGCTCTGGGTGGCGGCCTGTCCCGACGAAACGTCCCGGCTGTTCGCCTGGGTGGCCCGCTCGATCGGCCGGATCGGCGACGAGCCGGTGCCGGTGCTCTTCGGGCTGGAGGGCGAGCGTGACCTCTCCGAGCACCACTGCCACCATCTGCGCGGATACCGCGACAGCAGGCCGGTCCGCATCGGCAACGACGCCTGGCGGCAGCGGCAGCTCGACGTGCCGGGTGAGGTGATGTCGGCGGTGTGGCGGCTGCGTGACTACCTCGGCACGACGTTCGACGGCGAGTTGCGGGAGATGGTGCTCGGGTTGACCGAGCAGGTGGCCGCGACGTGGCATCTGCCGGACCGGGGTATGTGGGAGACCCGGGACGAGGAGCGCCACTACCTGTCGTCCAAGGTGATCTGCTGGCTGACGCTGGACCGGGCGGTGGGGCTCGCCGACCGACTCGGGGATCGGGCCGACCCGCGTCGCTGGGCCCGGGTGCGCGACGAGATCCGCGACACGGTGCTGCGCGAGGGGTGGAACGACCGGATCGGGGCGTTCACCGGCTCGTTCGGCTCGGCGGAGCTGGACGCCTCGGCGCTGATCCTGCCGGTGGCGCATTTTCTGCCCGCGACCGACCCGCGGATGCGTTCGACGATCTCGATCGTGGAGCGGGAGTTGGGCACGGACGACGGGCTGCTCCGGCGGTGGTCGACGGACCCGGGCGGCTTCCTGCTCTGCTCGTTCTGGCTGGTGGAGTGCCTGGTCATGGCGGGTGAGCCGCAGCGGGCTGAGGAGCTGTTCGAGCGGGTGGTGGGGTACGCCAACGACGTCGGGCTGTTCAGCGAGCAGGTCGACCTGCGGACCGGGGAGCACCTCGGCAACACCCCGCAGGCGCTCTCACACGTCGGGCTGATCAACGCCGCCTGGCGGTTGACCAAGCCGGACAGCTATTGA